GACGATCGCGGATAATCAGGTGCCCTCAAATATGGGCGGGGGGATGATGTATTCCGGCGGCGGCATCTTGATCAGCAGCAATGGCAGTGCCAAAATCAAACGCAGTACGATCGCCGGCAATCAGGCTTCGCGTGGCGGTGGCATTCGCAATGGCGGTGGGCGGCTAGATATGGAGAATTCCACTGTAAGTGGAAATCGGGCGACATTCCGAGGCGGTGGCATTATGACCTATGGTCGCACCGAGATTTTCCAAAGTACGATTACACAGAATCAAGCTAACTACGGCAATGTCTCAGGCAGTGAAGACCGGGCTGGAGGCGGCATCTATAACGATACGGGCTTGCTATTTGTGAGTAAGAGTATCGTGGCGGGCAACACGGATAATCAATCAAAGTATGCGGCGAAATACTCCCCTGATTGCTACAGCAAGCCCGTTCCATCCTATGGCAATAAGCGCATTTTGATTTCCTATCGCGGTAATGTGATTGGTGTGAGCAATGATAACTGCAAGGTCTATGACTACAGTTGGGGCTTAAGTTCTAACTTCGATCAAGTGGGAACGGATGCAACACCACTTGATCCACAATTGCATTCGCTAACGTATAACGGTGGCTTGACTAAAACGCATTTGCCAAAGTGGACTAGCCCGGCGATCGACAAGGGCAATGGCTACAATTTCTCGCTGGCGGACAAAGACCATGATCAACGTGGTGCGAGTCGGCCTTATGGCGCCAATCCGGATGCTGGGGCGGTGGAGCGGGGGGCAACGGTGCCAGCGGAGTAGGATTTGAGTTTGCTCGGCGATCACAGCTCAGCATTGTGCGTTTATTTATCGACGTTCATGCTGGGCATCGATCGTCGCAATCCCTGAAATGAAAGCCAAAAAAGCGACGATAACGGTTGTCTGCATCAACCGTAAAACCTGAATTTGCGTCATACCAACTGGATGCAGACTGACGACTATCCAAATCCTAGTCCACGGTGCAATTAACCATAAAAGCAGTATTGCCCGCTCCCCGGAGCAGCGATATGACAAAGGTTAGAGGATGCTATAGATTGTCGTGAATTCCGCTATGGCAAATAGTCAACTTTGCCATAGTTCACCCGGAGCATTGCAACTGTAGACGCCTATGAATTTTGCTGTTGGCGAATCGTGAATGTCGTTTTGGTTGATCGGTGATAAATGTTGTGCCCCATAGAATCAGTAGCCCATAAGTCCGTGAAAAATGCATTCACCGATCGGTAAAAAACGTCGCTAACCGATCGGTGAATGCACTGTCACCAACTTTGTCCCATCGGGGAATGTGGCCTCGACTTGGACTTCGTCGATCATTTCGGCGATGCCGTCCATCACATCATCCCGGTTGAGTAGCGTGGTACCGTAGCTCATCAGTTCTGACACCGTGCGCCCTTCGCGTGCGCCTTCTAAAATTGCCGCTGAGATAAAGGCCACGGCTTCGGGATAGTTGAGCTTGAGTCCCTTGGCTTTGCGCCGCTCAGCCAGCAGTCCGGCGGTGAAAATGAGGAGTTTGTCTTTTTCCTGGGGCGTTAGCTGCATAGGTCGTGATCCGAAGAACGTCTACAAAGGCATTAGCTGTAATTTTAGTATTAAACCCGTCAGTGCCATACGCGGGGCATCGGCGGGACTTGACCCGAATGCCATTGCCGTAGCGTTTGCCAGAGGCGCATAAAACCCTGTCGTACCAGCTCACTGGAGGTGCCACGGTAGCGGCAGATAAACCCATT
The nucleotide sequence above comes from Romeriopsis navalis LEGE 11480. Encoded proteins:
- a CDS encoding choice-of-anchor Q domain-containing protein; this encodes MRQYLFATFGLGLLMATPVQAAPTFNVTSTVDAADTNPGDGKCEANVIGGFTKATAVQPLKLTQRWRVADVLAGRVVELGPVFQIPGGRPGIRLRKPCTLRAAVEESNATPGYPWPQIKLPAGTYKLTKGQLAITRTVSITGDAASSTIVDGNNSSRHLRVDNGEHSVYAYLNKLTFANGRNNDSFSGGGSISIGAKAYVSLSESVVRDNYSQVLGGAIYVGGDLQLYKTTIADNQVPSNMGGGMMYSGGGILISSNGSAKIKRSTIAGNQASRGGGIRNGGGRLDMENSTVSGNRATFRGGGIMTYGRTEIFQSTITQNQANYGNVSGSEDRAGGGIYNDTGLLFVSKSIVAGNTDNQSKYAAKYSPDCYSKPVPSYGNKRILISYRGNVIGVSNDNCKVYDYSWGLSSNFDQVGTDATPLDPQLHSLTYNGGLTKTHLPKWTSPAIDKGNGYNFSLADKDHDQRGASRPYGANPDAGAVERGATVPAE
- the ureA gene encoding urease subunit gamma, translated to MQLTPQEKDKLLIFTAGLLAERRKAKGLKLNYPEAVAFISAAILEGAREGRTVSELMSYGTTLLNRDDVMDGIAEMIDEVQVEATFPDGTKLVTVHSPIG